From Companilactobacillus heilongjiangensis, one genomic window encodes:
- a CDS encoding PLP-dependent aminotransferase family protein has protein sequence MKRVRPIQIAWKPDKKSSTPVYRQIVQYICDKVANGEWTIGSRLPPQRALAESFGVNRSTISTAIDELTSYGIISGKSGAGTQIVSNTWSLMLPTKPSWKKLISSGYLQENNRRMQQINRLEFAPDIIRLGTGELDPRLFPQKMWTEVLQKMSVEITSLGYAEPLGILTLREAIVEHMKQFGINVSTKNVLVTSGALQALQLISSCMLEEGSTVFTEAPTYLKSLQMFQSAGLNLNGISMDQDGMEYWKIAKQLQKSESSILYTIPTNQNPTGITMSNARRQELMNFCIKNRLPIIEDGAYQELCFDGESALPLKAIDDNGMVMYLGSASKTLAPGLRIGWVIASEPVIQRLGDAKMQMDYGASSLSQLVFAEFLQSGKYKEYLIGLKKILKKRRDNALKTLEKYFQDIATWDVPIGGFYIWLTFNDDVEVDDLFERALDKGILLNTGDIYDFKHNRSLRLSFAYLTCEEFTAAMRTIRNGLY, from the coding sequence ATGAAACGAGTTCGTCCGATTCAAATTGCTTGGAAACCTGATAAGAAAAGTAGCACTCCAGTTTACCGTCAAATCGTGCAATATATTTGTGACAAGGTAGCTAATGGTGAATGGACAATTGGCTCAAGATTACCTCCGCAACGGGCTTTAGCAGAATCTTTTGGAGTCAATCGCAGTACTATTTCGACAGCAATCGATGAATTAACTTCCTACGGAATTATTTCTGGAAAGTCGGGTGCTGGTACTCAAATCGTCAGTAATACGTGGTCACTGATGTTGCCGACCAAACCAAGTTGGAAGAAATTGATTTCGTCTGGATATTTACAAGAGAATAACCGCCGAATGCAGCAAATCAATCGACTCGAATTTGCCCCTGATATTATTCGTTTAGGAACCGGTGAACTCGACCCTAGGCTGTTTCCACAAAAAATGTGGACGGAAGTTTTACAAAAGATGAGTGTTGAAATAACTTCATTGGGGTACGCTGAACCACTGGGAATACTGACTTTACGAGAAGCAATTGTTGAACATATGAAACAATTTGGTATCAATGTTTCAACTAAAAATGTTTTGGTGACATCCGGAGCTTTGCAAGCGTTGCAATTAATTTCTTCATGTATGTTAGAAGAAGGTAGCACGGTTTTCACGGAAGCACCAACATATTTGAAGTCGTTACAAATGTTTCAATCGGCCGGATTAAATCTAAATGGTATTTCGATGGATCAAGATGGCATGGAATATTGGAAAATTGCCAAGCAATTGCAGAAATCAGAATCATCCATTCTCTATACGATTCCGACTAACCAGAATCCCACTGGAATCACGATGAGTAATGCTCGTCGTCAAGAATTGATGAATTTTTGTATAAAAAATAGACTGCCAATCATTGAAGATGGAGCCTATCAGGAATTATGTTTTGATGGTGAATCTGCATTGCCTTTGAAAGCTATCGATGATAACGGCATGGTCATGTATCTTGGCAGTGCATCGAAAACTTTGGCACCGGGATTAAGAATTGGTTGGGTGATTGCCTCTGAACCAGTGATACAACGACTTGGTGATGCCAAAATGCAGATGGACTATGGAGCAAGTTCTCTGTCACAGTTGGTATTCGCGGAGTTTTTACAGAGTGGTAAATATAAGGAATATCTAATTGGTTTGAAGAAAATTTTAAAGAAACGTCGAGATAATGCTTTGAAAACTTTGGAAAAGTATTTTCAGGATATTGCGACTTGGGATGTGCCAATTGGTGGATTTTATATTTGGCTGACATTCAATGATGATGTTGAAGTTGACGATTTATTTGAGCGTGCTTTGGACAAGGGAATACTGTTAAATACTGGTGATATTTATGATTTTAAACATAATCGTTCCCTCAGGTTGTCGTTTGCATACCTAACTTGCGAAGAATTTACAGCAGCGATGAGAACCATTCGTAATGGACTCTATTAA
- a CDS encoding LysE/ArgO family amino acid transporter: MNFFLQGLTMGIAYDAPIGLANLFVINAALTQTRRKSFFSTLIVIIFDVALAFSCFFGIGAVMKKFEWLQLAILLIGSLIVIYMGINLLRSQTTDISAEATPEMTIFKTITSAFVVIWFNPQAIIDGSMMLGAFQVTLPTYSYPVFIAGVGIASALWFIVLNAVVTKFKDKFNAKVLRIINLICGVIIILYGGKLLFNFITLLIH; the protein is encoded by the coding sequence ATGAACTTCTTTTTACAGGGATTAACAATGGGGATTGCATATGATGCTCCAATCGGTCTGGCAAATCTTTTCGTCATCAACGCTGCACTCACACAGACACGGCGTAAATCATTTTTCTCGACATTAATAGTCATAATTTTCGACGTGGCACTGGCCTTTTCATGCTTCTTTGGTATCGGAGCAGTCATGAAAAAATTCGAGTGGTTACAGTTAGCGATTCTTTTAATTGGTAGTTTAATCGTAATTTACATGGGGATAAACTTGCTTCGATCACAAACGACAGATATCAGCGCGGAAGCTACGCCAGAAATGACAATTTTTAAAACTATCACTTCAGCTTTCGTCGTAATTTGGTTCAATCCGCAAGCAATTATCGATGGTTCAATGATGCTCGGAGCTTTTCAAGTGACCTTGCCAACTTATAGTTATCCAGTATTCATCGCGGGTGTTGGGATTGCTTCGGCACTTTGGTTTATCGTGTTAAATGCCGTGGTTACCAAATTTAAAGATAAATTCAACGCTAAAGTTTTACGGATTATTAATTTAATTTGTGGCGTGATTATTATTTTGTATGGTGGAAAATTATTGTTTAATTTCATTACTTTACTGATTCATTAA
- a CDS encoding LysR family transcriptional regulator, with amino-acid sequence MDKFMDVRELITFKTVSETRNFSKAADILGYMQSTVSMQIKSLELELGAKLFEYKKRQVSITDAGLQLLPMVEKTLESFSDIKKWNQTETSGILKIAAPESLTISVIAPKLQQFQKLYPHVQLELQNATCLHNEEVLLRGDVDIAFMMWPSKPSKRLIDHDLGEQKMVLVSSQKQTFQQLLNDSQATFVINEPECSYRNQFETSVWQQHQRQFRTISLPSIAAIKSVVIGGLGFSYLPWEMVKMEVENDQLFVIKTDIINHVHGHLLTRNYKTKSNLISDFVKVFK; translated from the coding sequence GTTCGTGAATTAATAACTTTTAAGACGGTTTCTGAAACACGTAATTTTTCTAAAGCTGCCGATATTTTAGGTTACATGCAATCAACTGTTTCTATGCAGATTAAAAGCTTAGAACTCGAGTTAGGCGCAAAGCTGTTTGAATATAAAAAACGCCAAGTAAGCATTACTGATGCTGGTTTACAGTTGTTGCCTATGGTCGAAAAAACGTTAGAAAGCTTTTCAGATATTAAAAAATGGAATCAAACTGAAACTTCAGGAATCTTGAAGATTGCCGCTCCAGAATCCTTGACGATTTCGGTGATAGCTCCGAAACTACAACAATTTCAAAAACTTTATCCTCATGTACAACTTGAGCTTCAGAATGCGACTTGTTTACATAATGAAGAAGTTTTGTTGCGTGGCGATGTCGATATAGCTTTTATGATGTGGCCTAGTAAACCCAGTAAGAGGTTGATAGATCATGATTTGGGTGAACAAAAAATGGTGTTAGTTAGCTCACAAAAGCAGACTTTTCAACAATTGTTAAATGATAGTCAGGCTACTTTTGTAATCAATGAACCTGAATGTAGCTATCGTAATCAGTTTGAAACTTCTGTTTGGCAGCAACATCAGCGACAATTCAGAACAATCAGTTTGCCAAGTATTGCTGCAATCAAGTCAGTGGTAATTGGTGGGTTAGGATTTAGTTATTTACCATGGGAAATGGTTAAAATGGAAGTTGAGAATGATCAATTGTTTGTTATTAAAACGGATATTATTAATCACGTTCATGGACATCTATTGACCCGCAACTATAAAACTAAATCCAATTTGATTTCTGATTTTGTTAAGGTATTTAAATAA